Sequence from the Streptomyces sp. R33 genome:
CACCCGCCTCGCCAACGCCCTGCGCGACGAGCTGGGCGTCCAGCAGGACGACCGGGTGGCCACCCTGATGTGGAACAACGCGGAGCACGTCGAGGCGTACTTCGCGATCCCCTCCATGGGCGCCGTCCTCCACACCCTCAACCTGCGACTGCCTCCCGAGCAGCTGGTCTTCATCGTCAACCACGCGGCCGACCGGGTCGTCCTGGTCAACGGAACCCTGCTGCCGCTGCTCGCACCGCTGCTGCCGCACCTGCCCACCATCGAGCACGTCGTGGTCGCCGGCATCGGCGACCGCTCCGCGCTCGACGGGCTGGACGTACACGTTCACGAGTACGAGGAGCTCCTCGCAGGCCGCCCCGACAGCTACGACTGGCCGGAGCTGGACGAGCGCCAGGCAGCCGCCATGTGCTACACCTCCGGCACCACCGGCGACCCCAAGGGCGTCATCTACTCCCACCGCTCCATCTACCTGCACTCCATGCAGGTCAACATGACCGAGTCGATGGGCCTGACCGACAAGGACACCAGCCTCGTCGTCGTCCCGCAGTTCCACGTGAACGCCTGGGGCCTGCCCCATGCCACCTTCATGACCGGTATCAACATGCTGATGCCGGACCGGTTCCTGCAGCCCGCCCCGCTCGCCGAGATGATCGAACGGGAGAAGCCCTCGCACGCTGCGGCCGTCCCCACCATCTGGCAGGGCCTGCTCGCCGAGGTCACCGCCAACCCGCGCGACCTCACCTCCATGAAGCAGGTCACCATCGGCGGCGCGGCCTGTCCGCCCTCCCTGATGGAGGCCTACGACAAGCTCGGCGTCCGCCTCTGTCACGCCTGGGGCATGACCGAGACCTCCCCGCTCGGCACCATGGCACACCCGCCGGCCGGGCTGAGCGCCGAGGAGGAGTGGCCGTACCGGGTCACCCAGGGCCGCTTCCCGGCGGGCGTCGAGCCGCGTCTGGTGGGCCCCGGGGGCGACATCCTGCCCTGGGACGGCGAGTCGGCGGGCGAGCTCGAGGTGCGCGGCACCTGGATCGCGGGCGCCTACTACGGCGGCGCCTCCGGCGAACCGCTGCGCCCCGAGGACAAGTTCAGCGCGGACGGCTGGCTGAAGACCGGCGACGTCGGCGTGATCAGCCCCGACGGGTACCTCACGCTGACCGACCGCGCCAAGGACGTCATCAAGTCCGGCGGCGAGTGGATCTCCAGCGTCGAGCTCGAGAACGCGCTGATGGCGCACCCCGAAGTCGCCGAGGCGGCGGTAGTCGCCGTTCCGGACGACAAGTGGGGCGAGCGACCGCTGGCCACCGTCGTCCTCAAGGAGGGCGCGAGCGTGGACTACGCGGGGCTGCGCGTCTTCCTCAGCCAGTCCATCGCCAAGTGGCAGCTGCCCGAGCGCTGGGCGATCGTCGCGGCCGTGCCGAAGACCAGCGTCGGCAAGTTCGACAAGAAGGTCATCCGCAAGCAGTACGCGGACGGCGAGCTGGACGTCACCAAGCTCGACTGAACCGACCGCGGTACCTGCTCAGCCCTGGCCGGCCTTCGTCAGCCAGGGCCGCAGCAGCCTGCTGACGGCCGGCATCGCCAGGTAGGTCATCAGTGTGCTGAAGACGACGGCGAAGGCGGCCGTCCGCAGGACGAAGTGCAGGTTCACCAGGTACGGCCCGAGCACCGCGTTGCCGGCGAGCGAGATCGGGAAGATGGCCAGCCCCGAGCTGATCGCCATCTTCCACCGCGGCGGCGCGGGCCGGGTCGTACCCGGCTTCGCGAACCAGGTCTCCATGCCGTGCAGTTCGCGCCGGGCTATCTCGGTGTGGTGGTGGCCCAGGCAGTTGGAGAACCACTGGGCCCGCTCGGCGGAGTCCTGCCACCGCTGGAAGGCCGCCTGGTCCCGGAAGCGGTGGACCAGGAACCACGGCCCGCCGTCCGTCGCCGGACGGAACAGCCCGTACCCCAGGTGCCCCGGGAAGTTCGCAGCCGTCTCCAGGATGCCGTGTGCCCAGGCCTCGAACGTCTCCTCGTGGCCCGGTTCCACCTGGCGAGCGATGAGGAGGTTCACCTCCCCGTTGTCGGCGGGGACGGTGTGCTCGCTCGTGTCGATGATGGCCATCGGGCCAGGATGACTAGTTCGTACCGATCTTGGCCAGCAGGTCCACGATGCGGCCCTGGACGTCCGCCGTGGTGGACCGCTCGGCCAGGAAGAGGACGCTCTCCCCGGAGGCCAGCCGCGGCAGTGCGGCCGGGTCGATCCCCGTTGTCGTGTAGACGACCAGCGGCGTTCGGTTGAGCTGTCCGTTGGCACGCAGCCAGTCCACGATCCCGGCCCGGCGGCGCCGGACCTGCATCAGGTCCATGACCACCAGGTTGGGCCGCATCCGCGTCGCCAGCTCCACCGCGTCGGTGTCCGCGCCCGCCCTGGCGACCTGGAGGCCGCGCCGTTCCAGGGCGGCCGTCAGCGCGGTCGCGATCTCGTCGTGCTCCTCGATCAGCAGCACCCGGGAGGGGTGCTGCTCGCTGTCGCGCGGTGCGAGCGCCTTGAGGAGAACGGCCGGGTCGGCCCCGTACGCCGCCTCGCGCGTGGCGTGCCCCAGCCCGGCCGTGACCAGTACGGGCACCTCGGCGGCCACCGCGGCCTGGCGCAGGGACTGCAGGGCGGTCCGGGTGATCGGCCCGGTCAGCGGGTCCACGAACAGCGCGGCGGGGAACGCGGCGATCTGCGCGTCCACCTCCTCGCGGGAGTGCACGATCACCGGGCGGTAGCCGCGGTCGCTGAGCGCCTGCTGGGTCTGCACATCGGGCGCCGGCCACACCAGCAGGCGGCGCGGGTTGTCCAGGGGCTCGGGAGGAAGCTCGTCGTCCACGGGCAGCGGTACGGGCCGGTTGACCACCTCGACGGCGCCGCCGGGCCCGTCCAGCGGCTCGGGGCCCTCGTCGGCACCCGCCTCCGGGGCTCCTATCGCGAACGCCCGGCCCTGGGGCGCGGGCTCGGCGAGCCGGCGCCGGCGGCCGGAGCCGCCCGTGCCGCCTGCGCCGTTGGTGCTTCCGGGGTCGACCGAGATGCCCTGGCCGAGGGTGCCGAGGGCGCGCACGCTGATCGGCTGCGCGGCCTCCGCAGGGGAGTCCTGAGACTGCCGGGCGCCGGGCACGGCGGCCTGGCCGGCGGCCTCTTCGTCCTCGGGTGCGGTCCGGGCCGCCGGAACCGGCCAGGCCGGAGTGGCGGGCAGCGCCCGCCGCCGCCCGGTCGGGGTGACGGCTTCCTCCGTGGCCGCGGCCGGCTGCGCGGCGGGAGCCGCGGGCTCGGCACCGGGCGCGCCCAGCACCCGGCGCCCACGCCGCCCGGCCGGGGCTTCGCCCTCGGCCTCGGCGGGAGCAGGGGCCGGACCGGCCATGGCGGGGGTCTGCGCGGCGCCCGCAGCCGGTACCGCGCCCTGAACCGGCGCGGGAGCCGGCGGCGGGGTCGGTCCGGCGGGCAGCGCGAAGCCGCCCTCGGGGGCGATGGGCCGGGAGGGGGCCTGCGGGGCGGCTTGAGCCGGCCCGAGCCCGGTCGCGGGCACGGGACCGCCGGGCTGCGGCGCGGCCACGGGACCCAGCGCCCGCCGGCGCCCGGCGGGATGCTCGGTCACCGGAACCGGCGGCACGGCAGGCACCGGCGGTACGGGCGGCACCGGCGAGCCCGAACCCGGCGGCACCGGCGAAGCCGAGCCCTGCGGCATCGGGGGCAGGGGCACACCGGAACCGGAGCCGGGACCGGGAGAAACCTGAGGCACGGGCGGCAGCGCGGGCATGGCGGCGCCCTGCGGGGGCACGGGCCGGCCGGGACCGCCCTCGCCGCCGGTTCCGCTTCCGTCGCCGTCCCGGCCGCGTCGGCGCCCGGTGCCCAGGCCCGCCGGGTTCACCGGGGACTGCGCGAGCTCGGGGCCCGCGGCGGGAGCGTCCGGAGCGCCGGCCTCGCCCGCCCGCCGCCGCCCGGACGGCAGTGCCAGCGCACTCCCGCCCTCGGCGGCGCCGTTCGCCTTCGCCTCGTCGGCCGCGTCCTCCAGGAACGCGTCCACCCCGCGCCGGGCCCGCCGCCCGGCGGGGCCCTTGCCCGCGGCCTCGGCCGACGGCTCCTTCGCGGGCTCCGGTTCCGGATCCGGCAGCGTCACCGTGCCGGCTCCCGCGCCCAGCGGCAGCTCCAGCACGTACGCACCGCCGGGCGCGCCGGGCACCTCCACCGTCTGCAGCACGCCCCCGTGCGCGGTCACGATGCCCCGCACGATCGGCTCGTGCACCGGGTTGCCGCCCTCGTACGGCCCGCGCACCTCGATCCGTACGACCTCGCCCCGCTGAGCGGCGGCCACCACGATCGTCGAGTCGCTGTACCCGCTGCCCTGGCGGGTCTTGCCGGTGGCGTCGACCCCGGCGACGTCCGCGACCAGGTGCGCGAGGGCGCCGGCGATCCGCTCGGCGTCCACCTCGGCCTCGATGGTCGGGGCGTGCACGGCGAACTGCACGCGGCCCGGGCCGATCAGCTCGACCGCACCGTCGATGCCGGCCGCGACGACGCCGTCGATCAGGACCTTCTTCTTCTTGAGCTTCTCGGTGCCCGCGTCGAGGCGCTGGAACCCGAGCACGTTGTCGACCAGCGCGGTCATCCGGGAGTACCCGGCGGCCAGGTGGTGAAGCAGCTGGTTGGCCTCGGGCCACAGCTGCCCGGCGTCGTCGGCGGCCAGCGTGGCCAGCTCCCCGCGCAGCTCCTCCAGCGGACCCCGCAGGGATTCGCCGAGGACCGCCAGCAGCTGTGCGTGCCGCGCCGCCAGGGCGTCGTACGGCCGTCGGTCCGTGAAGGTCATGACGGCGCCGACGAGCAGCTCCCCGTCCCGTACGGGCGAGGTGGTCAGGTCGACGGAGACCGGCTGCCCGGCCTTGTTCCACAGCACCTGGCCGCGGACCCGGTGCTTGCGCCCGCTGCGGAGGGTGTCGGCGAGCGGGGACTCCTCGAACGGGAACGGCGAGCCGTCGGCGCGCGAGTGCTGGATCAGCCCGTGCAGCTCGCGGTTGCCGAGATCGGTGGCGCGGTACCCGAGGATCTGCGCGGCGGCCGGGTTGACGAGCACGACCCGCCCGTCGGTGTCCGTGCCGACGACGCCCTCGGCGGCGGCCCGCAGGATCATCTCGGTCTGCCGCTGGGAGCGGGCCAGCTCGGCCTCGGTGTCCACGGTCTCGGAGAGGTCGCGTACGACGAGCATGAGCAGCTCGTCACCCGTGTAGGGCTGCGGCTCGCGGTAGGCGTCGCGGCCGTCGAGATGGGCGGCGGTCACTTCGACGGGGAACTCGGTGCCGTCGGTGCGGCGCGCGACCATCCGCTTGGGCTTGGCCCGGCCGCCCTCGTCCTCGCCGGGCCGGCGCATGGAGCCGGGGATCAGCTTGGAGTCGAACTCGGGGAGGAGGTCCAGCACGCCGCGGCCGACGAGCCCGGTGCCGGGGCTCTCCATGACCTCGAGGGCGATCGAATTCGCGTTGACGACCGTGCCGTTGGCGTTGACGAGCAACAGCGCGTCCGGAAGAGCGTCGAGTATTGCTGCGAGGCGAGCAGCGCCTCGGGATGGCCTGCTGCTCACGACGAGCTTCCTCCCTGACCACAACTACCGGCATGTCACGGGAGGAGTCTAAGGGCACGGCCCCGGCCTGAGGTGGCGGATGTTCGGTGGATACCGTGCATCCTTCGCATCCTCCCAGGTCAGGAGCGCCCACCCGGAAGCACAGGTTCCAGGTCGTTCCACCGGGCGATCTCGCATCCGTTGGTCCGCCGGAACGTGGCGTCCACCTTGTGGCCTTGCCATGTTCCGGTGACGTGCGCGGTGGCCGGACCGCCGTCCTGCATGGTGCAGATCTGCCGCTTGGCCTGAGGAGCGAAGGGGTCTTTGCCCTGCTTCGCGAGGCTGTCGAGGCGGACGCAGGCCTGCTCGGCCTCGGGGTGGTTCCCGCCGACGGGGTTGCACTCGAGCAGGTACTCGCCGTCGGCCCGGGGGTTGCCGGTGGCGGACACGGCGATGGTGAGGCGGTCGGGCGCCGCCAGGAGCCGGTCCAGCGGCGGCAGCGGGGGCAGTGGCCCGGCGGCCGTGGCCGCCGTGGCGGCCAGGGCGGAGGTGACGGCGAAGGCGGCGAGACGCAGCATGGGGCACTCCAGGTCGTCCGTACGTCGTACACCTGACCAACGACGCGCGCCCGCCGACGTTGCGTACGGACGGAGGCGCGTCCGTGCGCGCATGCGTGCGGGCGGCGCGCGCCGGGTGCTTAAGGCTTTGCTCTGGTGGCGGCTGTCCTTGTACCGTGGGAGCGGATTGGTGAGCGGCCCTGTGGCTGTGTCATCATCTGCACGCACCCTCGTACGCGAGGGTGTGCTGGAGGCGTCGCCTAGTCCGGTCTATGGCGCCGCACTGCTAATGCGGTTTGGGTCTTAAAGCCCATCGAGGGTTCAAATCCCTCCGCCTCCGCACCTGCCGAAGCCCCGGTCCTGATGGACCGGGGCTTCGGTGCGTTCGCGGCGGGTGCGTCCGGGGGGTTGCGTCGGCGCCATCCGGCCAGGACCGCCGGCGTCCCCAACCCCGTCCCGGCATCGGCGCGAACCCTTCCGGATGATCTCCGTCCGGAGTGTTTTCGCAGGTCAGGGCCGGTTTGGTTAATGGATTTCGCGTCCCGCCGAGGTCCATGTATTGTTGTTCTCGCAAGGCCAACGGGGCGCAAAACCCCGAGAAGCCCAAGCACTCGTAGCTTAACGGATAGAGCATCTGACTACGGATCAGAAGGTTGCAGGTTCGAATCCTGCCGAGTGCACAGCCCAAGAGGCCCCCCGGTTCACCGGGGGGCCTCTTGCGTTGTCCGGGGGCCGTTGCGGGGTCCTCCTTGGTGGGGAGGGGGACCCGGGGGTTCTCCGGGTCGGGGATCGGTCCCGTGGGGGACGACCGGCGGGCAGGGCCTGGATACGGTCCTCGGGAGGGTTCGGAAGGGTTCGGAACCGGAAGAGGGGGACTCCCATGGGGCTGTTCGGGAACGCGCACACGGTCGATCCGTCGTCGGCGCAGCGGGACTACGCGCGGCTGCTCGGGCAGGGGGAGCAGGTACACGCCGCCTACCTGTTGATCCGGGACACGATCCTGTTCACCGACCGGCGGCTCGTGCTCGTCGACAAGCAGGGGCTCACCGGAAAGAAGGTGGAGTACCACTCCATCCCCTACCGGAGCATCACGCACTTCTCCGTGGAGACCGCCGGGCACTTCGACCTCGACGCCGAGCTCAAGATCTGGCTCTCCGGCAGCGCGGCGCCGATCGAGAAGACGTTCACCAAGGGCGTGGACATCTACGAGGTGCAGGCGATCCTGACGCAGTTCGTCGCACGGTAGCCCCGCCGGGCCCCGGGCGGCGGCGCTCGCTGGAGGACGGGACGCGGATGCGGCCGATCAGGGTGCCGCGCGGCGTCGTCGGGGCCGAATTCGATTCGGTCTCGTAGGGGGATTGCAGGACCCTGTACCGTCGGCGCCAGGGATTCAAGGGGATGTGGGAGGAAGATCGCGTGGACGACATCGACCGGGCGCTCGTCCTGCGCCTGCAGCAGGACGCGGGCCAGTCGTACGCCGCCCTCGGCGCCGCCGTCGGGCTCTCGGCCGGGGCCACGCACGAGCGCGTACGCAAGCTGCGCGAGCGCGGGGTCATCCGGCGCACGACGGTCGAGGTGGACCCCGCGGCCGTCGGGAGCGGGGTGCTCGCCTACGTGATGGTCGACTCCAACGCCTGGATGGGGGACTCGAAGGCGGCCTTCGAGGCGATCGCCGAGATCCAGGAGGCGCACATCATCGCGGGGAGCGCCTCCGTCCTGGTGAAGGTGCGCACCGCCACGACCGGGCAGCTGCAGGACGTCCTGCGCCGCCTCTACGCCATCGACGGCGTCAGCGGTACGCACGCCACCGTCGCGCTCGAGACCTTCTTCGAGCGGCCGCTCCCGCTGTGACCTGGCGGTGCACCGGGATCCGGTGGAACGACGGCCGCCCCGCCATCGGGTGGTGGGCCGAGGGGCGCGGTGAGCGCAGCAGCCTGCTCACGTACGGGCAGCGGCTGGCCTTCGCGGCCCGCGGGGAGCGGCACTGCCTGGGCGTGCGGCGGGCCGGGAAGCGGACCCCGTGCCCCAGGGCCGCCACGGTGCCCGGCCGGGCCGGGAACGCCCAGTGCCCCGAATGCGCCCGCCTGGACCGGTCGTTCTCGGTGGCCGCCGACACCAACGCCGCCGATCCGCGCACGTACCGCGTCTACCTGGCCTGGTTCGGGCCCGGCCTGGTCAAGGTCGGCATCACCGCCGAGGAGCGCGGCCCGGCCCGGCTGCTGGAGCAGGGGGCGGTGACCTGGACCTGGCTGGGCCGGGGGCCGCTGATGGCCACCCGCCGCACCGAGGAGCTGCTGCGGGCCGCCCTGGGGGTGCCGGACCGGATCGCGTACGCCCGCAAGCGCGCCGTACGGGGCTACCTGCCGGCGGCTGCCGACCGGGCCCGGGAGGTCGCCGAGCTGCATGCCCGGGCCGCGGCCCTGCCGGGCCGGCCGGAGTCGCTGGAGCAGCTGGCGTGCGAAACCGTCGACCACGCCGGGCCGTTCGGGCTGGACGGGCTGCCCGCTCCCACACGGGTGATCACCGGGATGGTCCCCGGCGGGGCCGTCGTGGGCCGGCTCGTCGCCGCGGCCGGTCCCGATCTGCACCTCGCGGACGGGCTCGTCGTGGACACGCGGCTGCTCGCGGGCTGGGAGCTCGTCGCCCCGGCCGAAGACGGCACGACTGCGGTGCCGGTCGCCGAGCTGCCGCCGCTCGCCGCTCCAGGCGGGCAGGACGGGCTGTTCTGACCACCGGCCCCGCCGCGGGCACCGCTGCGGCACCCAAGGTCAAAACTTGGATCCCTTTGGGCTGCCGGGCCTCTTTCCGGTGGACATGCCAGGGGGCCGCCGCGGAGGGTGGTGGGCATGAGCATCCAGCCCGTACCCGCCTTCGAACCGCCGTACGTGATGGCGGTCTTCAGCAATGTCCGCACCCCTGACGACACCGGATACCCGGAAACCAGCCGGCGGATGAACGAGATCGTGGCCGAGAACCCGGGCTTCCTCGGCTACGAGTCAGCCCGCACTCCCGGCGGCCTCGGCATCACCGTCGCCTACTTCCGCGACCACGAGTCCCTCGCCGAGTGGCGGCAGGACCTGGAGCACCAGGCGGCCATGAAGAGGGGCCGCGCCGACTGGTACGAGAGCTACACCCTGCACGTCGCGACCGTCGAGCGGAGCCACGGCTTTGCCCGCAACGGCTGACGCGGTCCGCACCTTCCGGGAGCGGCTCGGGCTGCCCGGACTGGTCGACGTCCACACGCACTTCATGCCCGAGCGGGTCCTGGACAAGGTGTGGGACTACTTCGACGCGGTCGGACCGCTGACCGGCGTCGAATGGCCCATCACCTACCGGCACGAGGAGGAGCAGCGGGTCGCGCTGCTGCGGGCGTTCGGGGTCCGGGCGTTCACCTCCATGCTCTACCCGCACAAGCCGGCGATGGCCGCATGGCTCAACTCCTGGTCGGCGGACTTCGCCGCCCGGACCCCCGACTGCCTGCACACGGCGACCTTCTTCCCGGAGGAGGGAGCCGAGGCGTACGTGCGGCAGGCCGTCGAGGCCGGGGCCCGGGTCTTCAAGGCGCACCTCCAGGTCGGCGGGTACGACCCGAACGACGACCGGCTCGATCCGGTCTGGGGGCTGCTCGCCGAGGCGGACGTCCCGACCGTGATCCACTGCGGGTCGGGGCCCGTCCCGGCCAAGTACACCGGGCCCGAGCCGATCGCCCGGCTGCTGTCCCGGCACCCCCGGCTGCCGCTGATCATCGCGCACATGGGCATGCCCGAGTACGCCGACTTCCTGGACCTCGCCGACCGGTACGCCGCGGTGCGCCTGGACACCACCATGGCCTTCACCGACTTTTCCGAGCGGTTGCACGGGTTCCCGCCGGGACAGCTCGGGCGGCTCGCGGACCTCGGCGACCGGATCCTGCTCGGCACGGACTTCCCGAACATCCCCTACCCGTATGAGCACCAGCTCGAGGCCCTGGAACGGCTCGGCCTCGGCGACGACTGGCTGCGCGCGGTCTGCCACGACAACGGCGCCCGGCTGTTCCGGCTGGTCTGAGCGGGCCTCCGAGAGCTTCTCGGGCAGTGCCGCTCTCAGACAGTGCCGCTCTCAGGCAGTGCAGTTCTCAGGAAATTCACAGGTAGGGACAAGAACGCTCTCAGAGGCCGCGGTCAGCGTGGTCGCATGACTGCGACGACCACCTCCCACGCGTCCACGTCCACCAGCAACCCCACGGCCCTCGTCCGGCCCGACGGCGGCCCCTGCCGGGTGCTCGTCGTCGACGACGAGGCCTCGCTCTCCGAGCTGCTCTCCATGGCCCTGCGCTACGAGGGCTGCGAGGTCCGCAGCGCGGGCGACGGG
This genomic interval carries:
- a CDS encoding long-chain fatty acid--CoA ligase, with translation MLSTMQDVPLLVTRILQHGMTIHGKSQVTTWTGEAEPHRRSFAEIGTRATRLANALRDELGVQQDDRVATLMWNNAEHVEAYFAIPSMGAVLHTLNLRLPPEQLVFIVNHAADRVVLVNGTLLPLLAPLLPHLPTIEHVVVAGIGDRSALDGLDVHVHEYEELLAGRPDSYDWPELDERQAAAMCYTSGTTGDPKGVIYSHRSIYLHSMQVNMTESMGLTDKDTSLVVVPQFHVNAWGLPHATFMTGINMLMPDRFLQPAPLAEMIEREKPSHAAAVPTIWQGLLAEVTANPRDLTSMKQVTIGGAACPPSLMEAYDKLGVRLCHAWGMTETSPLGTMAHPPAGLSAEEEWPYRVTQGRFPAGVEPRLVGPGGDILPWDGESAGELEVRGTWIAGAYYGGASGEPLRPEDKFSADGWLKTGDVGVISPDGYLTLTDRAKDVIKSGGEWISSVELENALMAHPEVAEAAVVAVPDDKWGERPLATVVLKEGASVDYAGLRVFLSQSIAKWQLPERWAIVAAVPKTSVGKFDKKVIRKQYADGELDVTKLD
- a CDS encoding antibiotic biosynthesis monooxygenase, whose translation is MAIIDTSEHTVPADNGEVNLLIARQVEPGHEETFEAWAHGILETAANFPGHLGYGLFRPATDGGPWFLVHRFRDQAAFQRWQDSAERAQWFSNCLGHHHTEIARRELHGMETWFAKPGTTRPAPPRWKMAISSGLAIFPISLAGNAVLGPYLVNLHFVLRTAAFAVVFSTLMTYLAMPAVSRLLRPWLTKAGQG
- a CDS encoding PAS domain-containing protein codes for the protein MSSRPSRGAARLAAILDALPDALLLVNANGTVVNANSIALEVMESPGTGLVGRGVLDLLPEFDSKLIPGSMRRPGEDEGGRAKPKRMVARRTDGTEFPVEVTAAHLDGRDAYREPQPYTGDELLMLVVRDLSETVDTEAELARSQRQTEMILRAAAEGVVGTDTDGRVVLVNPAAAQILGYRATDLGNRELHGLIQHSRADGSPFPFEESPLADTLRSGRKHRVRGQVLWNKAGQPVSVDLTTSPVRDGELLVGAVMTFTDRRPYDALAARHAQLLAVLGESLRGPLEELRGELATLAADDAGQLWPEANQLLHHLAAGYSRMTALVDNVLGFQRLDAGTEKLKKKKVLIDGVVAAGIDGAVELIGPGRVQFAVHAPTIEAEVDAERIAGALAHLVADVAGVDATGKTRQGSGYSDSTIVVAAAQRGEVVRIEVRGPYEGGNPVHEPIVRGIVTAHGGVLQTVEVPGAPGGAYVLELPLGAGAGTVTLPDPEPEPAKEPSAEAAGKGPAGRRARRGVDAFLEDAADEAKANGAAEGGSALALPSGRRRAGEAGAPDAPAAGPELAQSPVNPAGLGTGRRRGRDGDGSGTGGEGGPGRPVPPQGAAMPALPPVPQVSPGPGSGSGVPLPPMPQGSASPVPPGSGSPVPPVPPVPAVPPVPVTEHPAGRRRALGPVAAPQPGGPVPATGLGPAQAAPQAPSRPIAPEGGFALPAGPTPPPAPAPVQGAVPAAGAAQTPAMAGPAPAPAEAEGEAPAGRRGRRVLGAPGAEPAAPAAQPAAATEEAVTPTGRRRALPATPAWPVPAARTAPEDEEAAGQAAVPGARQSQDSPAEAAQPISVRALGTLGQGISVDPGSTNGAGGTGGSGRRRRLAEPAPQGRAFAIGAPEAGADEGPEPLDGPGGAVEVVNRPVPLPVDDELPPEPLDNPRRLLVWPAPDVQTQQALSDRGYRPVIVHSREEVDAQIAAFPAALFVDPLTGPITRTALQSLRQAAVAAEVPVLVTAGLGHATREAAYGADPAVLLKALAPRDSEQHPSRVLLIEEHDEIATALTAALERRGLQVARAGADTDAVELATRMRPNLVVMDLMQVRRRRAGIVDWLRANGQLNRTPLVVYTTTGIDPAALPRLASGESVLFLAERSTTADVQGRIVDLLAKIGTN
- a CDS encoding SSI family serine proteinase inhibitor encodes the protein MLRLAAFAVTSALAATAATAAGPLPPLPPLDRLLAAPDRLTIAVSATGNPRADGEYLLECNPVGGNHPEAEQACVRLDSLAKQGKDPFAPQAKRQICTMQDGGPATAHVTGTWQGHKVDATFRRTNGCEIARWNDLEPVLPGGRS
- a CDS encoding PH domain-containing protein, coding for MGLFGNAHTVDPSSAQRDYARLLGQGEQVHAAYLLIRDTILFTDRRLVLVDKQGLTGKKVEYHSIPYRSITHFSVETAGHFDLDAELKIWLSGSAAPIEKTFTKGVDIYEVQAILTQFVAR
- a CDS encoding Lrp/AsnC family transcriptional regulator, producing the protein MDDIDRALVLRLQQDAGQSYAALGAAVGLSAGATHERVRKLRERGVIRRTTVEVDPAAVGSGVLAYVMVDSNAWMGDSKAAFEAIAEIQEAHIIAGSASVLVKVRTATTGQLQDVLRRLYAIDGVSGTHATVALETFFERPLPL
- a CDS encoding DUF2797 domain-containing protein, which produces MTWRCTGIRWNDGRPAIGWWAEGRGERSSLLTYGQRLAFAARGERHCLGVRRAGKRTPCPRAATVPGRAGNAQCPECARLDRSFSVAADTNAADPRTYRVYLAWFGPGLVKVGITAEERGPARLLEQGAVTWTWLGRGPLMATRRTEELLRAALGVPDRIAYARKRAVRGYLPAAADRAREVAELHARAAALPGRPESLEQLACETVDHAGPFGLDGLPAPTRVITGMVPGGAVVGRLVAAAGPDLHLADGLVVDTRLLAGWELVAPAEDGTTAVPVAELPPLAAPGGQDGLF
- a CDS encoding antibiotic biosynthesis monooxygenase: MSIQPVPAFEPPYVMAVFSNVRTPDDTGYPETSRRMNEIVAENPGFLGYESARTPGGLGITVAYFRDHESLAEWRQDLEHQAAMKRGRADWYESYTLHVATVERSHGFARNG
- a CDS encoding amidohydrolase family protein encodes the protein MPATADAVRTFRERLGLPGLVDVHTHFMPERVLDKVWDYFDAVGPLTGVEWPITYRHEEEQRVALLRAFGVRAFTSMLYPHKPAMAAWLNSWSADFAARTPDCLHTATFFPEEGAEAYVRQAVEAGARVFKAHLQVGGYDPNDDRLDPVWGLLAEADVPTVIHCGSGPVPAKYTGPEPIARLLSRHPRLPLIIAHMGMPEYADFLDLADRYAAVRLDTTMAFTDFSERLHGFPPGQLGRLADLGDRILLGTDFPNIPYPYEHQLEALERLGLGDDWLRAVCHDNGARLFRLV